A genomic segment from Canis lupus baileyi chromosome 31, mCanLup2.hap1, whole genome shotgun sequence encodes:
- the GPR160 gene encoding probable G-protein coupled receptor 160: MTALSSENCSFQYQLHQANQPLDGNCLLFLIILGKILLNILTLGMRRKITYQNFMEYFCISLVFIDLLLLVNISIISYFRDFVLLGIRFTKYHICLFTQIISFTYGFLHYPVFLIACIDYYLNFSKTTKLGFKCQKLFYFLTVILIWVSVFAYVLGDPAIYQSLKAQNVYSYQCPFYISIQSYWLSFFMVIVLFMAFLTSRAEVIALVQAVRMTSYMNETILYFPFSSHPSYTLSSKKTLLPKFIICFLGTWLPFVLLQVIILLLKVQIPAYIEMNVPWLYFVNSFLIATVYWFNCHKLNLRDFALPVDPFVNWKCCFIPLTIQNLEQTEKPISIIIC; encoded by the coding sequence ATGACTGCTCTTTCTTCAGAGAACTGCTCTTTTCAGTACCAGTTACATCAAGCAAATCAGCCTCTAGATGGTAACTGTTTGCTGTTTCTGATTATACTTGGGAAAATACTACTGAATATCCTCACACtaggaatgagaagaaaaatcacCTATCAAAACTTTATGGAGTATTTTTGCATTTCACTAGTATTCATCGATCTTTTACTTTTAGTAAACATTTCCATTATATCCTATTTCAGGGATTTTGTACTGTTAGGCATTAGGTTTACTAAATACCACATCTGCCTATTTActcaaattatttctttcacttatgGCTTTCTGCATTATCCAGTTTTCCTGATAGCTTGTATAGATTATTACCTAAACTTCTCTAAAACCACAAAACTTGGGTTTAAgtgtcaaaaattattttatttcttgacagTAATTTTAATTTGGGTTTCAGTCTTTGCTTATGTTTTGGGAGATCCAGCTATCTACCAAAGCCTGAAGGCACAGAATGTTTATTCTTATCAGTGTCCTTTCTACATTAGCATTCAGAGTTACTGGCTGTCATTCTTCATGGTGATAGTTTTATTTATGGCGTTTCTAACCTCTCGGGCAGAAGTTATTGCCTTGGTACAGGCTGTTAGGATGACCTCCTATATGAATGAGACTATcctatattttcccttttcatcCCATCCTAGTTATACTCTGAGCTCTAAAAAAACGCTCTTGCCCAAGTTCATTATCTGTTTTCTCGGCACTTGGTTACCATTTGTACTACTTCAAGTAATTATCCTTTTACTTAAAGTCCAGATTCCAGCATATATTGAGATGAATGTTCCGTGGTTGTACTTTGTCAATAGTTTTCTCATTGCTACAGTTTATTGGTTTAATTGTCACAAGCTTAATTTAAGAGACTTCGCATTACCTGTGGATCCATTCGTCAACTGGAAATGCTGCTTCATTCCACTTACAATTCAGAATCTTGAGCAAACTGAAAAGCCTATATcaataataatttgttaa